The Mycolicibacterium flavescens genomic interval CGCGTCGTCGCTCCCGAGGCGTACTTCCAGTTCCCGGTCGCGAAATACGGGATAGCGCTGGACAATTGGAGCATCCGGCGGTTGACGTCGCTGGTCGGGGCGGGCAGGGCGCGCGGCATGCTGATGGCGGCCGAGCGGCTCACCGCCGACGTCGCACTGCAGACCGGGATGGCCAACCGCATCGGCACGCTGCAAGACGCGCAGGCTTGGGCACAGGAGATCGCGGGCTTCGCGCCGCTGGCCCTGCAGCACGCCAAGCGGGTGCTCAACGACGACGGCGCCTACGAGGACCCGTGGCCGGCGCACAAGGATCTGTTCGATCGGGCGTGGGCGAGCCAGGACATCATCGAGGCGCAGGTGGCCCGCATCGAGAAGCGACCTCCGAGGTTCAAGGGGGCTTGATGATCCGGTCGGCGCTGCGCCTCGGCTTCGGCACGGCCTCACTGCTGGCCGGCGGTTGGCTTGTACGCGCATTGCAGGGTGCACCCGCGGCACTGGGCGCTTCGCCCACGGAGATCGAACACGTCGCGCGACGCTCCCCGAACTACCGCGACGGGGTGTTCGTCAACCTCGAACCGGCCTCGATGATGAGCATCGACGCCGAACAGCAGCGGCTGCTGGTGCGCGAGTTGGTCGGGTCACGCGGCGTCACCCGACCGGACGGCTCGATTCCGGTCGTCACACCGTCACCCACCGAGCCCGACTCGACGCAGGTGTCGGCGTGCTGGTTCGGTCACTCCTCGGCGCTGGTCGAACTCGACGGCTACCGCGTGCTGGCCGACCCGGTGTGGAGCCGCCGGTGCTCACCGTCCCAAACGGTCGGCCCGGAGCGGATGCACGAGGTGCCCGCTCCGCTCGAGGCGCTGGCCGCCGTCGACGCGATCATCGTCAGCCACGACCACTACGACCACCTCGACATGGACACGATCGTCGGCCTCGTCCACACGCAGCGGGCGCCGTTCGTCGTCCCGCTCGGCATCGGCGCGCACCTGCGCAAATGGGGGATACCGGAGAGCCGGATCGTCGAACTCGACTGGAACGAGAGCCACACGATCGGCGATCTCACCCTGGTGTGCACGCCGGCGCGACACTTCTCCGGTCGCGCGTTCACCCGTAACACCACGCTGTGGGCATCGTGGGTGATCATGGGCCCGCAACACCGGGCGTTCTTCGGCGGCGACACCGGATACACCAAGAGCTTCGCCCAGATCGGTATGGACCACGGGCCGTTCGACCTGACGCTGCTGCCCGTCGGTGCCTACCATCCGGCGTGGCCGGACATCCACATGAACCCCGAAGAGGCGGTCAAGGCGCACCTCGACGTCGCCGAAGCCGACCGGGGGCTGCTGGTACCGATCCACTGGGCCACCTTCCGGCTCGCGCCACACCCGTGGGCCGAACCGGTCGAGCGGCTGCTGCGGGCCGCCGACGCGGAGAAGGTGCAATTAGCGGTGCCCAAACCGGGGCAGCGGGTCCGGTTGGACGCGACGCCGCCGCTCCACCCGTGGTGGCGGTTCTAACCCCGCCTTCCAGCGCACACTTTTTGCCGACGCACTCGCGGTTCGAGCACCCCAACAGTGCGCTCGTCGGGTTACCGTTCAGCTCATGAAAGCACTGGCCAGGGTGGCTGTCGTCGGGTTGCTGCTCGTCGCGGGCTGCGGCGCCGACCGCCCCGAACCCGCCCCGCCGTCCCCGCCGGGCGCGCCGGGCGCCCAGGCCGACGTCCCGCCCCCACTGGTGCCCGCGATGCCCCTACCGGAGAACGCGGTCGACAACGCGGTGGCCGAACTCGACGGCATGGCCGAGGACCTGATGCGCAAGTCGGGAATCCCCGGTATGGCCGTCGCCGTCGTGC includes:
- the echA6_1 gene encoding enoyl-CoA hydratase; the encoded protein is MIGVTRDGHVMTLEMQREDRRNALNAELVDGLREAIEKAGAEDVRAIVLTGAGHVFSSGADLSGGQGVADELPDKARALNLAIDAAPVPVIGAINGPAIGAGVILSMICDLRVVAPEAYFQFPVAKYGIALDNWSIRRLTSLVGAGRARGMLMAAERLTADVALQTGMANRIGTLQDAQAWAQEIAGFAPLALQHAKRVLNDDGAYEDPWPAHKDLFDRAWASQDIIEAQVARIEKRPPRFKGA
- a CDS encoding putative Zn-dependent hydrolase of beta-lactamase fold protein, which encodes MIRSALRLGFGTASLLAGGWLVRALQGAPAALGASPTEIEHVARRSPNYRDGVFVNLEPASMMSIDAEQQRLLVRELVGSRGVTRPDGSIPVVTPSPTEPDSTQVSACWFGHSSALVELDGYRVLADPVWSRRCSPSQTVGPERMHEVPAPLEALAAVDAIIVSHDHYDHLDMDTIVGLVHTQRAPFVVPLGIGAHLRKWGIPESRIVELDWNESHTIGDLTLVCTPARHFSGRAFTRNTTLWASWVIMGPQHRAFFGGDTGYTKSFAQIGMDHGPFDLTLLPVGAYHPAWPDIHMNPEEAVKAHLDVAEADRGLLVPIHWATFRLAPHPWAEPVERLLRAADAEKVQLAVPKPGQRVRLDATPPLHPWWRF